A stretch of Lathyrus oleraceus cultivar Zhongwan6 chromosome 6, CAAS_Psat_ZW6_1.0, whole genome shotgun sequence DNA encodes these proteins:
- the LOC127091221 gene encoding ACD11 homolog protein, translating to MVSCESVMEHSDSAIASPLSAIADAFEDLLEKVKDFKKGSSDHIRLDNFCEIASLVTVLFRCLGLAFKFAEMEYVSKLHGLVEASKKYEMLQDIIDHDVANDTVKTSGSYSRNLRRVRQGIDLVRAIFEQLLSTSDTSLKGVASTAYGEVCAPFHSWTVRTAVYAGMYTLPTRDQLFLKLNETEQTAEKKMRRYISATIPVIEYIDKLYLSRNIVLDW from the exons ATGGTCAGTTGTGAATCCGTTATGGAACATTCGGATTCAGCAATTGCGTCGCCTCTTTCTGCCATAGCCGACGCTTTTGAAGATCTCCTTGAAAAGGTTAAGGATTTCAAGAAGGGTTCATCCGATCACATTCGATTAGATAATTTCTGCGAAATTGCATCTCTTGTTACTGTTCTTTTCCGTTGTCTTGGCCTTGCTTTCAAATTCGCTGAAATGGAATACGTTTCTAAG CTACATGGACTAGTGGAAGCATCAAAGAAGTATGAGATGCTACAAGATATAATTGACCATGATGTGGCCAATGACACAGTCAAAACATCAGGAAGCTATTCACGTAACCTACGCAGAGTTCGGCAGGGTATTGATCTCGTGAGAGCTATATTTGAACAACTTTTGTCAACCAG TGATACTTCTCTGAAAGGAGTGGCTTCAACGGCCTATGGAGAGGTTTGTGCACCGTTTCACTCGTGGACTGTCAGAACGGCTGTGTATGCTGGGATGTATACACTTCCGACGAGAGACCAATTGTTTTTAAAGCTCAATGAAACAG AGCAAACAGCGGAAAAGAAGATGAGAAGGTACATTAGTGCTACGATTCCGGTTATAGAATACATTGATAAACTATACCTTTCTCGAAATATTGTATTGGATTGGTGA